From a single Cyclobacterium marinum DSM 745 genomic region:
- a CDS encoding DUF6804 family protein yields MPKTEKFIKIILSVLLLVCLLDMPYGYYQLIKFFGMVGFGILAYNNYKKNEVWFVVWLASAILINPIFKIYLGRELWNFLDVIWAILLITSLFVNPKKSLKEL; encoded by the coding sequence ATGCCCAAAACTGAGAAATTCATTAAAATAATTTTAAGCGTGCTATTATTAGTCTGCTTGCTGGATATGCCATATGGATATTACCAACTTATTAAATTTTTTGGTATGGTAGGTTTTGGAATATTAGCTTATAATAATTACAAAAAAAACGAAGTCTGGTTTGTTGTTTGGTTGGCTTCAGCAATATTAATAAATCCAATTTTTAAAATTTACCTTGGCCGTGAATTATGGAATTTCTTAGACGTAATTTGGGCAATACTTTTAATTACTTCACTTTTTGTGAATCCTAAAAAATCTTTAAAAGAATTATAG
- the era gene encoding GTPase Era, protein MSENTHKAGFVNIIGKPNVGKSTLMNALLGEKLSIISSKAQTTRHRILGIMNEPEYQIVFSDTPGMLKPKYELHKSMMGFVNLSLEDADVIVFVTDLFENDEEIEDIIKKINAADVPVLLIINKIDLNKEEKLAEVTQYWTEKINADIVIPISALEGFNLQKILQEILDRLPVHPPFYDKEELSDRPERFFASEIVREKIFIQYKKEIPYSTEVRIEDFEETENLIRMRAVIFVERDSQKGIIIGDKGKALKRVGTQARIEMEKFFGKKVFLETFVKVEDNWRKNKNKLRKFGYDQ, encoded by the coding sequence ATGTCGGAAAACACACATAAAGCAGGCTTTGTAAATATTATAGGTAAACCCAATGTGGGCAAATCTACACTTATGAATGCCCTGCTCGGAGAAAAGCTTTCTATCATTTCATCCAAAGCCCAGACTACACGTCATAGGATCTTGGGGATAATGAATGAGCCTGAGTATCAGATCGTCTTCTCTGATACCCCCGGTATGCTAAAACCGAAATATGAATTACACAAAAGCATGATGGGCTTTGTAAACCTATCCCTTGAAGATGCAGATGTAATTGTTTTTGTAACCGACCTTTTTGAGAATGACGAAGAAATTGAAGATATTATAAAAAAAATAAATGCCGCAGATGTTCCTGTTTTACTGATCATCAATAAAATTGATCTGAACAAAGAAGAAAAGCTTGCTGAAGTAACCCAATACTGGACAGAAAAAATAAATGCAGATATTGTTATTCCTATTTCGGCCTTAGAAGGATTTAACCTTCAAAAGATTTTGCAGGAAATCTTGGATCGGTTGCCTGTGCATCCACCATTTTATGATAAAGAAGAACTAAGTGACCGTCCGGAGCGTTTCTTTGCTTCTGAAATTGTTCGTGAGAAAATATTTATTCAGTATAAAAAAGAAATCCCTTACAGCACAGAAGTCCGCATAGAAGATTTTGAAGAAACTGAAAACTTGATCCGCATGCGTGCTGTGATATTTGTGGAAAGAGATAGCCAAAAAGGAATAATCATAGGAGACAAAGGGAAAGCACTGAAAAGAGTGGGAACTCAAGCTAGGATTGAGATGGAGAAATTTTTTGGAAAGAAAGTTTTTCTTGAAACCTTTGTAAAGGTGGAGGACAACTGGCGAAAAAATAAAAATAAATTGAGGAAATTTGGTTACGACCAATAA
- the der gene encoding ribosome biogenesis GTPase Der, with amino-acid sequence MANIVAIVGRPNVGKSTLFNRLVEERKAIEDNLSGVTRDRHYGHAQWGGKFFSVIDTGGYVKGSEDVFEKEIRKQVKLAIEEASVILFVVDCMVGLTDLDAEFAKELRGTDKPIFIVANKADNLESMLMANEFYALGIGEEIIYPTTGTSGSGLGDLLDEVIQKFPDEGERDPDEGIPKLAILGRPNVGKSSFLNALIGKERSIVTDEAGTTRDAIHTRYQLYGKDYILTDTAGIRKKAKVKEDIEFYSVMRSLRTLEDSDVIIIMVDATRGLEAQDVNLISLSIKNNKGLMIMVNKWDLVEKDHKTMQKFKDNMTEKLGENKWIPIIFISALTKQRIYQAMELAMNVYDNKHRKVPTSKLNELLLPEIEKYPPPANKGKYIKIKYITQLPTKNPVFAFFCNLPQYIKSPYTRFLENRLRENFDFTGVPVKITYKKK; translated from the coding sequence ATGGCTAATATAGTAGCAATTGTAGGGAGACCTAATGTGGGCAAGTCCACACTTTTTAATAGACTTGTAGAAGAAAGGAAGGCCATTGAGGACAACCTAAGTGGTGTTACAAGGGATAGGCATTATGGGCATGCTCAGTGGGGAGGTAAGTTTTTCTCCGTCATTGACACCGGAGGATATGTTAAAGGCTCTGAGGATGTTTTTGAAAAGGAAATTCGTAAACAAGTAAAATTGGCCATAGAAGAGGCATCGGTGATTTTATTTGTAGTTGACTGTATGGTTGGGCTAACTGATCTGGATGCAGAGTTTGCCAAAGAGCTAAGGGGTACGGATAAGCCTATTTTTATCGTTGCCAATAAGGCAGATAATCTGGAAAGTATGCTTATGGCCAATGAATTTTATGCACTGGGGATAGGAGAGGAAATAATTTATCCTACCACCGGAACCAGTGGAAGCGGTTTAGGAGATTTATTGGACGAAGTAATACAAAAATTTCCCGATGAAGGTGAAAGAGATCCGGATGAGGGAATCCCTAAATTGGCGATTTTGGGTAGGCCTAATGTAGGGAAATCCTCTTTTTTAAATGCCTTAATAGGAAAAGAAAGGTCCATTGTCACAGATGAGGCCGGGACAACAAGAGATGCGATTCATACCCGTTACCAATTGTATGGGAAGGATTATATACTTACGGATACTGCCGGCATTAGAAAAAAAGCCAAAGTAAAAGAAGACATTGAGTTTTATTCTGTCATGCGATCTTTAAGAACCCTTGAAGATTCAGATGTGATCATAATCATGGTGGATGCTACAAGAGGACTTGAAGCTCAAGATGTCAATCTTATCTCTTTGTCAATCAAAAATAATAAAGGGCTGATGATCATGGTAAACAAATGGGATTTGGTGGAGAAAGACCACAAAACCATGCAGAAGTTTAAAGACAATATGACCGAAAAGCTAGGTGAAAATAAATGGATACCCATCATTTTTATTTCCGCACTCACAAAGCAAAGGATATACCAGGCCATGGAACTTGCGATGAATGTTTATGATAATAAACATCGAAAAGTACCTACTTCGAAATTGAATGAATTATTATTACCGGAAATAGAAAAATACCCACCACCGGCAAATAAAGGGAAGTATATAAAAATTAAATACATAACTCAATTGCCTACCAAAAATCCAGTATTTGCCTTTTTCTGTAATTTGCCTCAATATATTAAATCACCCTATACCAGATTTTTGGAAAATAGGTTGAGGGAGAACTTTGATTTTACTGGGGTGCCAGTTAAAATTACCTACAAAAAGAAATAA
- the rsmG gene encoding 16S rRNA (guanine(527)-N(7))-methyltransferase RsmG, whose product MNPDHKLIQQYFPELNALQMGQFERMGELYLDWNSKINVISRKDMDSFYVHHVLHSLGIAKTVSFKPGTKILDIGTGGGFPGIPLAILFPEVQFHLVDSIGKKISVVKDVVKQLGLKNVEPQQVRAENLMSRKYHFIVSRAVTQMEKFYPWVKGRFRKEDVHDEFQNGILYLKGGDVDEELEALHLNYVCYHLEDYFREPFFETKKVVYIPFEGKR is encoded by the coding sequence ATGAATCCAGACCACAAGCTGATCCAGCAATATTTTCCTGAATTGAACGCCCTACAAATGGGACAGTTTGAACGAATGGGAGAACTATACCTTGATTGGAACAGTAAAATCAATGTTATCAGCAGAAAAGATATGGACAGCTTTTATGTGCACCATGTCCTGCATTCACTTGGTATCGCAAAGACGGTTTCCTTCAAGCCCGGAACCAAAATTCTTGACATCGGTACCGGAGGAGGTTTTCCTGGAATTCCTTTGGCTATTCTTTTTCCAGAAGTACAGTTTCATTTGGTGGACTCAATAGGAAAAAAAATATCTGTAGTAAAAGATGTGGTCAAGCAGCTGGGTTTAAAAAATGTAGAGCCTCAACAAGTTCGTGCAGAAAACTTAATGAGTAGAAAATACCATTTTATTGTGAGCCGTGCTGTAACTCAAATGGAGAAATTTTATCCTTGGGTAAAGGGTCGCTTCAGGAAAGAAGATGTACACGATGAGTTTCAGAATGGAATACTGTACCTAAAGGGTGGCGATGTCGATGAAGAACTGGAGGCCTTACATTTAAATTATGTTTGCTACCATCTTGAAGACTACTTTAGAGAGCCGTTTTTTGAGACCAAAAAGGTAGTCTATATTCCTTTTGAAGGTAAAAGGTGA
- a CDS encoding RNA polymerase sigma factor: protein MEINERSFSDKALEDFELIDKAVNDKDQQAYASLMKRYKKAVYFMILKMIRGADDAEDLTMEAFAKAFKNLHKFKKDYTFSTWLFRIATNNTIDFIRKKKLKTMSLNNTMTDDGGNAVNIDVEDDDNNPQDEFIKTQRKEMVRIFVDKLPAKYRKLVKLRYFDELSYDEIAAELDKPLGTVKAQLHRSRELLLEIAEGKNKHI, encoded by the coding sequence ATGGAAATAAACGAAAGAAGTTTTTCAGATAAAGCGTTAGAAGATTTCGAATTGATCGACAAAGCGGTCAATGACAAAGACCAGCAAGCGTACGCTTCGCTCATGAAGCGGTACAAGAAGGCCGTCTACTTTATGATCTTAAAAATGATCAGAGGTGCCGACGATGCCGAAGACCTCACCATGGAAGCTTTTGCCAAGGCTTTTAAGAATCTTCATAAATTCAAAAAAGATTATACATTTAGTACGTGGCTCTTTAGAATAGCGACCAACAACACCATTGATTTTATACGGAAGAAAAAACTCAAAACCATGAGTTTGAACAACACCATGACTGATGATGGTGGCAATGCTGTAAATATCGATGTGGAAGATGATGACAACAATCCTCAGGATGAGTTTATCAAAACCCAAAGAAAAGAAATGGTGCGAATCTTTGTGGACAAGCTACCTGCAAAATACCGAAAACTAGTAAAGCTCAGGTATTTTGATGAGTTGTCCTATGATGAAATTGCTGCCGAACTAGACAAACCCCTTGGAACAGTAAAAGCGCAACTTCACCGCTCAAGGGAATTGCTCTTAGAGATCGCTGAAGGAAAAAACAAACATATCTAA
- a CDS encoding glycosyltransferase, producing MENTLWWIFFLASGLQFTYLMVVFGRFAFFHKRQEEIGEDLNLSGVSVIIAAKNEAAHLNDLIPLLMEQDYPIFEVLVVNDCSTDESEDLLRSLSGKYDKLKIVNIRYTPQHVTAKKYALTLGIKVSKYETILLTDADCRPVSSQWIRRMSAPIRNEGKTFALGHGSYLTLPGLLNKIIQYETLLTAIYYFSFGYWKSPFMGVGRNLCYRKDFFMEKKAFKSLWHIEGGDDDLFVNKYATATNTAIVAQPDSITISQPKTNFKDYFTQKKRHFHAGKYYRNRDKLKLGLYSLSHLVFWASAIGIVILESTWEPIALVLGLVFSRAMLQYLIIHRVRKKLEGTGKVIWTIFFDLMYMIYFWTLGTKGYLSKTVKWK from the coding sequence ATGGAAAACACATTATGGTGGATATTTTTTTTGGCTTCGGGGCTACAATTTACTTACTTGATGGTAGTCTTTGGCAGGTTTGCTTTTTTTCATAAAAGACAAGAAGAAATCGGTGAAGATTTAAATTTGAGTGGTGTAAGCGTAATTATTGCTGCAAAAAATGAAGCTGCACATTTGAATGACCTTATCCCATTACTAATGGAGCAAGACTACCCCATCTTCGAGGTATTGGTAGTTAATGATTGCTCCACTGATGAATCTGAGGATTTATTAAGGTCACTTTCCGGCAAATATGACAAGCTAAAAATCGTAAATATTAGGTACACCCCCCAACATGTAACAGCCAAAAAATACGCACTTACCCTAGGAATAAAAGTTTCTAAATACGAGACAATCCTATTGACAGATGCAGATTGCAGACCCGTTTCCTCACAATGGATTAGAAGGATGTCTGCACCTATCCGGAATGAAGGTAAAACTTTTGCACTGGGGCATGGATCTTACCTGACTTTACCCGGTTTATTGAACAAAATCATTCAATATGAAACATTACTGACAGCTATTTACTATTTTTCTTTTGGCTATTGGAAATCACCCTTTATGGGTGTAGGCAGAAATCTTTGTTATCGTAAGGATTTTTTCATGGAAAAGAAAGCTTTTAAATCACTCTGGCACATAGAAGGTGGCGATGATGATCTGTTCGTAAATAAATATGCAACTGCAACCAACACTGCTATTGTTGCACAGCCAGATAGCATTACAATTTCTCAACCAAAGACCAATTTCAAGGACTATTTTACCCAAAAGAAAAGGCATTTTCATGCCGGCAAATATTATCGTAACCGCGATAAACTAAAATTGGGTTTATACTCGTTAAGTCATTTAGTATTCTGGGCTTCTGCTATAGGAATTGTAATTCTTGAAAGCACTTGGGAACCAATTGCCCTAGTATTGGGGTTAGTTTTCTCTAGAGCAATGCTCCAGTATTTAATTATTCACCGGGTTAGAAAAAAATTAGAGGGGACTGGGAAGGTAATATGGACCATATTTTTTGATTTGATGTACATGATTTATTTTTGGACCTTAGGAACAAAAGGTTATCTGTCAAAAACAGTTAAATGGAAATAA
- the tgt gene encoding tRNA guanosine(34) transglycosylase Tgt: MKFKLVSKDKKSKARAGEIQTDHGTIQTPIFMPVGTAGSVKAVHQRELTYDVKAQIILGNTYHLYLRPGLEVLEKAGGLHKFIGWSSPILTDSGGYQVFSLEGNRKIKEEGVVFKSHIDGSKHHFTPESVMDIQRTIGADIIMAFDECTPYPCEWSYAKNSMHLTHRWLKRCIERFDSTEGKYGYSQSLFPIVQGSTFKDLRQDAARFVSDQDREGNAIGGLSVGEPAEMMYEMTDLVTDILPEEKPRYLMGVGTPANILESIALGIDMFDCVMPTRNARNGMLFTTEGIINIRNERWKMDFSPIDSGFHSHVSNFYSKAYIRHLTISKEMLAAQIASIHNLSFYLWLVTQARERIQAGDFTSWKNAMVEKVSRRL, translated from the coding sequence ATGAAATTTAAACTTGTAAGTAAGGATAAAAAGTCAAAAGCCAGAGCCGGAGAAATTCAAACGGATCACGGTACCATTCAAACACCAATTTTTATGCCGGTAGGGACTGCAGGTTCTGTAAAGGCTGTGCACCAAAGAGAATTGACCTATGATGTGAAAGCTCAAATTATTTTAGGCAATACTTATCACCTTTATTTAAGACCGGGTTTGGAAGTGCTTGAAAAAGCTGGAGGTCTGCATAAATTTATTGGTTGGTCTAGCCCTATCCTAACTGACAGTGGAGGGTATCAGGTTTTCTCCTTAGAAGGGAATAGAAAAATAAAAGAAGAAGGGGTGGTTTTCAAATCACATATTGATGGATCTAAACATCATTTTACCCCGGAATCTGTGATGGATATTCAGCGTACCATTGGAGCCGATATCATCATGGCTTTTGATGAATGTACGCCTTATCCTTGTGAATGGAGTTATGCCAAAAACTCCATGCATCTTACTCATAGGTGGCTGAAAAGATGTATTGAGCGGTTTGATAGTACAGAAGGGAAATATGGCTATAGTCAATCTTTGTTTCCTATTGTTCAGGGAAGTACTTTTAAAGACCTGCGTCAGGATGCTGCCCGGTTTGTAAGTGATCAGGATAGGGAGGGAAATGCCATTGGAGGATTGTCTGTAGGGGAGCCGGCCGAGATGATGTATGAGATGACAGATTTGGTAACTGATATATTGCCTGAAGAGAAGCCCAGGTACCTCATGGGTGTAGGAACACCAGCAAATATTTTGGAATCCATAGCGCTTGGGATAGATATGTTTGACTGTGTGATGCCTACCAGAAATGCCAGGAATGGCATGCTTTTCACCACCGAAGGTATTATCAATATTCGGAATGAAAGGTGGAAAATGGATTTCTCACCCATTGATAGTGGCTTTCATTCTCATGTGAGTAATTTTTACTCGAAAGCTTATATTAGGCACCTGACCATAAGTAAAGAAATGCTTGCTGCTCAAATCGCAAGTATTCACAATTTATCCTTCTATCTTTGGTTGGTGACACAAGCTAGAGAACGAATCCAAGCAGGGGATTTTACTTCTTGGAAAAATGCGATGGTTGAAAAAGTAAGCCGTAGATTATAA
- a CDS encoding LptF/LptG family permease has translation MKLLDKLIIKDFLKTYLFVVLMLILVVLVLDFTEKNDTYIRNDVPASEILQYMLNYGLYLNNLLTPITVFISVIFITSKMAGRTEIIAILSSGVSFLRMLVPFLFSAFLIAVVSFFLNGWVLPVATEGVSKFRVEYLDKGQDVNQQNIHIKVAPNLFAYMRRYFTSVNSGHDFTLENIKDGELISKFSAERIVWDTAKHVWNARNWRLREFNEMGETWTTGDAMDTTLSITPNDFDLPLNHHETLTLPDLSKQILILEDRGADNVSFYKIEKYVRFMSPFAAILLTFIGVIVSARKTRGGSGFKIALGFMLAFVYIILFLLSRTFAEAGTAYPVLAVWMPNIVFGITGLVLYKTVPR, from the coding sequence ATGAAGTTATTGGATAAGTTAATCATCAAAGATTTTCTCAAAACCTATTTGTTTGTGGTTTTGATGTTGATTCTGGTCGTTTTGGTACTGGATTTTACTGAAAAGAATGATACCTATATTCGAAATGATGTGCCCGCTTCTGAGATTTTACAATACATGCTTAATTATGGGCTTTATCTTAATAATTTACTTACACCAATTACTGTCTTTATCTCTGTAATCTTCATTACTTCTAAAATGGCTGGGAGAACTGAGATTATAGCAATTCTCAGTAGTGGGGTAAGTTTTTTACGAATGCTTGTACCTTTCCTCTTTTCCGCTTTCTTGATCGCTGTAGTAAGTTTCTTTCTCAATGGCTGGGTGTTGCCGGTTGCCACAGAGGGGGTTTCAAAATTTAGGGTTGAATACTTGGACAAAGGTCAAGATGTCAACCAACAAAATATTCATATTAAGGTGGCACCGAATTTATTTGCCTATATGAGGAGGTATTTTACCTCTGTAAATTCAGGGCACGATTTCACTTTAGAAAATATTAAAGACGGGGAACTTATCTCCAAATTTTCAGCAGAAAGGATTGTTTGGGATACAGCCAAACATGTCTGGAATGCACGAAACTGGAGGTTGAGAGAGTTTAACGAAATGGGGGAGACCTGGACTACCGGAGATGCCATGGATACCACCCTGTCAATTACTCCCAATGATTTTGACCTTCCCCTCAACCATCATGAAACCCTAACCCTACCTGATCTATCCAAACAAATTTTGATTCTTGAAGATAGGGGAGCGGACAATGTAAGTTTTTATAAAATAGAAAAATATGTGCGTTTCATGTCTCCGTTTGCAGCGATTTTACTGACCTTTATAGGGGTCATTGTTTCAGCCCGTAAAACCAGAGGAGGATCAGGTTTTAAAATTGCTTTGGGCTTTATGCTTGCTTTTGTGTATATCATACTTTTTTTACTTTCAAGAACATTTGCGGAAGCAGGCACTGCCTATCCGGTCCTAGCCGTGTGGATGCCAAATATTGTATTTGGAATTACCGGTCTTGTGCTATACAAAACGGTTCCAAGATAA
- a CDS encoding DMT family transporter, whose amino-acid sequence MVKDYLWLHLVVLIWGFTAILGLLISLPAVEIVFYRTLLASIGLYFLLKIKRRNIKVKWNALLKFLVTGGLIGAHWILFFWAAQVSTASVCLAGMATCTLWTAIIEPLVNKQAIKWYEVLLGFVVILGLIVIFKFESGYALGLFLAVLSALLSASFTVINGRLTKYHSPFIITLYEMIGAFILTTAFIPFYINWFTEDGFSWVPQGLDWFWLLVLSQVCTVIAFTLSVNLMKRLTAFAVNLTVNMEPVYGILLAFIIFGEKEKMTPEFYLGTLIIMASVCIYPLIRYVQKRKLGGMMRKIH is encoded by the coding sequence ATGGTAAAAGATTACTTATGGCTTCATCTTGTGGTTTTAATCTGGGGGTTTACGGCGATTTTAGGCTTACTGATAAGTCTTCCTGCTGTTGAGATCGTTTTTTATCGAACCTTGCTGGCTAGTATCGGCCTGTATTTCTTGCTAAAGATTAAGAGGAGAAATATAAAGGTTAAGTGGAATGCTTTGCTTAAATTTTTGGTTACCGGAGGCCTAATCGGAGCACATTGGATATTGTTTTTTTGGGCAGCGCAAGTGTCTACAGCATCTGTTTGTTTGGCCGGTATGGCTACCTGTACTTTGTGGACCGCTATTATTGAACCCCTAGTAAATAAACAGGCGATAAAATGGTATGAGGTATTATTGGGCTTTGTTGTAATTCTTGGGTTAATAGTGATTTTTAAGTTTGAATCGGGTTATGCTTTAGGGCTCTTCTTGGCAGTCCTTTCTGCGTTATTAAGTGCCTCTTTCACAGTGATTAATGGAAGGTTGACTAAATATCACAGTCCTTTTATTATTACTTTGTATGAAATGATTGGTGCCTTTATCCTAACCACAGCTTTTATCCCATTTTATATCAATTGGTTTACAGAAGATGGATTTTCTTGGGTTCCACAAGGTTTAGATTGGTTTTGGCTGCTGGTTTTGTCTCAAGTTTGTACAGTGATTGCTTTTACTCTGTCGGTGAATTTAATGAAAAGATTAACAGCTTTTGCAGTGAATTTGACAGTGAATATGGAACCTGTGTATGGGATTCTTTTGGCTTTTATCATCTTTGGCGAAAAAGAGAAAATGACTCCGGAATTTTACTTGGGAACCCTGATTATTATGGCTTCGGTTTGTATTTATCCTTTGATTCGCTATGTTCAAAAAAGAAAACTAGGGGGCATGATGAGGAAAATCCACTAG